In the Thermomicrobiales bacterium genome, GACGGCGCACAATTGGCGGGTCGCGCCGGCCGAGCCACCACAGATGGCCGAGCAGACCCGACGACAGATCACCGCGATCACGGATAACGGCGAGCCAGAGGAGGCGATGACGTCCCCGCCGGCCGAGACGGCCTCTCAACCGTCAATGGTCATCGAGGTAGTCGAAGTGGTTCAGGTGACACAGGTCCGCATCACGGGCACTGTTGACGGGAACGACTGATCCGCCTCTGTAACTACCACGGACGCGACACCAACGCGATCGATACCAGGCAAGGCCGGCGGGATAACACCGCCGGCCTTGGCACTTTCCGCGCGTCCTGGCATAAGATGCTCCTGCGTCCGGCACGGGCCGGATGTCAACGACGCAAACGCTCAACGCCAAGGGAGACGGCATGCCAGCTCGAACGACCGCCCAACCACCAGCGACACAGATTGCCTTTGCCACGACCGTCGCCGCCGAGTCCGCGCCCGATGCCCTCGTCCTGACTGTGCCTCCCGGCGCGGATGGGGATGCCGCCTGGCAGGGGCCGCTTGCTGAGGTCGATGCCGCGCTGGGGGGCGCGTTGCGCAACGCCCTTCGCGACGCGCGCTTCGATGGCAAGGTCGGATCGACCCTGGCGCTTTCGACGCTCGGGCAACTACCGGCCCGCCGGATCGTCGCGACCGGCCTGCCCGAATCTGGCGCCAGCACAACCGACATTCGCCGGGCATACGGCGCGGCGTTGACAGCGGCCCGCAAGGCCGGCGCGAAAACAGTGGCCAGCCCGGCCCCCGGCAGCGATGCGGCAAGCTATCGAGCAGCCGTGGAAGGCCTCCTGCTGGCCGGCTACGACTTCCGCGGCTATAAGGCCAGCCGCGCTGACGACGAGGGCCTGACCTCATGGACGTTCCTCGCCGCTGAGACGGACTCTGCCCGCAAGGGTGTCGCCGACGGGTTCACAATGGCGTCGGGCATTTACCTCGCGCGCGATCTCGTCGCGGAGCCGGGCCAGGCCATCTACCCGGAGACACTCGCAGCCGTCGCCCGACAGATGGCGACTGACAACGAGCTGGACTATCGCGAATATGACGAGAAGCAGCTCGTTGAGATGGGCGCGACGGCCATCTACGACGTCGGCAAGGGCAGCGCCCATCTGCCACGGATGCTGCATCTGACATACAAGCCGGCCGGCGAGTCGAAAGGCACGATCGCTTTCGTCGGCAAGGGGATCACATTCGACACAGGCGGCTATAACCTGAAGCCGACCGGCGCGATCGAGACGATGAAGACCGACATGGCCGGCGCGGCCGCGGTGATCGGCGCGATGCGCGCGATTGCCGGGCTGGATCTGCCATTTACCGTCTATGGCATCGTCGCCAGCGCCGAGAATATGGCTTCCGGCACGGCATTCCGCCCCGGTGATGTCCTCTCGACGATGAACGGTAAGACGATCGAGATTACCTCGACCGACGCCGAAGGCCGGCTGGTGCTCGCCGACGCGCTGGTCTATGCCGCCCGCGAGGGCGCCGACGAAATGATCGACCTGGCGACCCTCACTGGCGCGAAGATGATCGCGCTCGGATCCGAGCCAGTCGCGGTCTTCGCCAACGACGACGACCTCGCCCGACGGATCGTCGCGGCAGGAACAGAGGCCGGCGACCTGTTCTGGCATATGCCACTCTGGGATGCGCTGAAGCCACAGATCAAGAGCGACATCGCCGACATGAAGAACACCGGCGGCCGCGCTGGCGGCGCAATCACCGCCGCGTTGCTGCTGGCCGAGTTCACCGAGGGCAAGCCCTGGGCGCACCTCGACATCGCTGGCGCTTGCTGGGCCGACACCGCGCGTGACGACACGCCGAAGGGGCCGACCGGCATCGGCGTCCGCGCGCTGGTGAATTACCTCGAAGCCAAAGCCGCCGAATAACCGACGGCTGACCGCGCGACGCCCCTGCTCCCGGGAGCAGGGGCGTCTTCGTTCCAACGACCCGGCATCAACCGCCCAGCAATGCCACCTTGCGATCGGCGAGCTCGGCGAAGACGTCGAGCAGCCAGGGAATCATCTCGTCCGAGATGCCGGCTTCGCCAATGAAGTCGGCCAGCATCAATGCCTGAGTAGCGGCGTCGAACGATGTCGCAGCCCAGACAAACTCCGCAATCGAGGCAGCCGACTGGAACTCCGCCTCGCTGCGGGCGGTGAGCAGCAGCGGCGCGGCGAACTCGAAGAACAGCTCGCTGGCCGGATCGATCTCCACCGGCGTCGATGAATCGTCCGCCAGTTGGCGAACGGCAACATGCGCCTGGTCGATCGACTCCCGCGCGTTGCGCAAGCGCCGGTTAGTATGACGGTGTTGCTTCGAGGTCAACCTGTCGCAGCCCTCCTATCGGCGCCGGGAAGCCGTAGCCGACGAGATGGTCGATGACCGACTGGATCACATCATCCGGCGTCGACGCGCCGGCGGTGATGCCGACAGCGTCCTTGCCCTCCAGCCAGTCGGCGTCGATATCCGACGCGCGCTCGATGTGGTAGCTCGGCACGCCCATCAGGTTGCCAACCTCGGCCAGCCGCGCTGTATTGGACGACTTCTTGCCGCCGATCGCCAGGATGACATCCGCCTCGCGGGCGAGCTGCTTCAGCGCGTTCTGGCGCTCGAATGTCGGCTCGCAGATCGTGTTGGTGATCCGGACCTCGCCACCCTCCGGCGACACGAGCGCCGTCAGATCGGCGACGAAGCGCAGCAGCTCGTCGGTGTTCTTGGTCGTCTGCGAGACGATCGCGACCTTACGTGGCGGCGTCACCGCGCCTTCCTTGCGCGAGCCGCGCGGCGCGTTCCACGGCAGGTCGGCGATCTTCTTGGCCGGGTAGACCCGCGTCGTGCCGGACCAGGACATGATTCCCTTGACCTCCGGGTGAAAGTAATCGCCATAGACGACGATGGTGTAGCCCTGCTTGGCCAGCTTCTGGGCCATGCGCTGGACTTTGGTCACCAACGGGCAGGTCGTGTCGATCAGCTCCAGCCCGTAGCGCTCGGCCTCGGCGGCGCGCTCAGGGCCGGCCCCGTGGGCAGTGATTGCCACGCGCGTATAGCCACGCTGGGCCGCTTCTTCAATAGTCCCGGCAGTGTCGACACCCTTGGAGCGCAAGCGCTCGACAACTTGCGGGTTATGGATCACGTCGCCGATGGTCGCCACCGGGTTGGCAACATCGCCGGCATCCTGGATGATCTCCAGTGCGCGGCGAACGCCCCAGCAGTAGCCCATCTCGTTTGCCAATATGATTCGTCGATCGCCCATGAGCGTCGCATTCCCCTTCCGGACCAGTCATCCCTTGCCCGCTGCGGCATGTCAAGCTGCGGCCGGCAGGCTGAGTATACGAGGTCGGGACATGGGATGGGTGACGAGTGGCGCGAGATTCGCGGCGTCGGAGGCATGGTAGAATCCGGGTCGCGAACGCTTACGGCGTCGTAGCCAAGTGGCAAGGCAGGAGTCTGCAAAACTCTGATCGGCGGTTCGAATCCGCCCGACGCCTCCCGGTTGTGTCGCAGCGTCCGAGGACGGCGTCCGCTTTCGCGGGCGTCGTCGTGCTTCTGGTGGCGCTGCTGCTCGGCGCGTGCAGCGGGCCACGGCAGCGCAACGTGGAGCCCAGCCCGACGGTGAGCGCTGCCGCCACGGCAACAGAGTCACCTTCGCCACCAGTGACGCTGCCAACCGCCCGCCCGGCTGCGCCTTCTCCGACGGCCACACCCCCGCCAACGGCGACGAGCACGCCATCCCCCACCGCGACAATGGAGCCGACGGCCACCGCCACACGGGAACCAGCGCCGGCCGATCAGGCGCTCGGCCTGCCGGATGTCGACACGCACTACCAGCTCAACATTACGTCAATCGATGTCGCCAGCGGCGTAGTCGAGGCAAACGAGACGATCACCGTCCGCGAGTTCCGCGGGCCGGTTCCAAAGGCACTCTACCTGCAAGTTGTGCCGGCCTCCGACGGCTTCTTTACATTGGGGACACTGACCTCACAGGGCCGGATACTCGACTCGGAGGTGCGGAACGATGGGACGACCTACGTCGTGGGCATCCCCGAGGACCTGGTGATGCCGTTCGTCATCGACCTGTCGTTCCGGCTGGACGTCGGGTTCGAGGCGACTGGCTGGGCCGGCACATCGCGTGACGGTCAGGTGCTACGCCTCGGCTACTGGTTCCCGGTGATCTCGACCGATCACCCGTTCAGCACGACGCTGGACCCGTCCTACACGGCCGTCGCGACATTCGACGTGACGATGGAGATCGACCCCGCGATCCAGTTCGCGCACACCGGAGAGATCACCGGCCGGCAGACGCTACCCGACGGACGGACGCGCTACGTGATGCACGCCGACAACGTCCGCGACTTCGCGCTGGCGCTCTCGCCTGCCTACAGCGTCGACAGATCGACCTCGGCCGGCGGGGTGACAATCGAGCTGTACACGGTCGATGCCAGCGCACGGGCGCGGCAAACCATCCTTGCCACAGCGGCCGACGCGCTCGATCAACTCTCAGCGCTGATCGGGCCATACCCCTACGCGACGTTCCGGATCGCCGACGCAGGGCCGTCGATGCCGGGCGGCGTCGAGTTCCCGATGCTGATCTACATCAACCCTGCCTATTCGCCGCTGGACCGGCTGATCTATCACGAGACGGCGCATCAGTGGCTCTACGGCATCATAGGCAATCGGACGCTGCTCGACGGCTGGATCGACGAGGGGGGCGCCGAGTTCTTCGAGCGCGGGCTCCCGACCGGTTTCACCGAGGCGCCGGAGATACCCGCCGAGGGCTACCGCTATCCGATCGATGCGACTGCGTTCGAGATGTCCGGCGTGGATCGGCAGTGGTACTACTCGATCTACGAGCAGGGCGCGCGCTTCTGGTACGCCGTGGCCTGGCAGATAGGCTGGGAGTTCTTCTGGGCCGCGATGCGCGATGTCTACGTCGAGCATGCCTTCGGCATCATCACGCCGTGGGAGCTCCTCTCGACTTGGCAGCGATACTCGGTGACCGACCTGCGTCCGCTCTTCCACGACACGTTCCGCTACACCTGGATCGACCAGATCCCGCCGCCGGGACGATAACTGCGCGCCCCGCAATCCACTCATGGGCTGTCAACGTCAAAGTGACGAATTAGCCAGCACGGAAACTGACCCCGTTCCTTTGTCATCCTCCGCCCAGAGGGCACCCGGCAGCGAAGGATCTCCCACCCGCTCGACACAGTCCAACGCAGGAGAGATCTTTCGCGTGCGCGCTCAAGATGACAGGCCACGGGGGTGGCTGCCGCGCCAACATATGTGCCACTTTGACGTTGACAGCCCACTCACGAGAGCAGCCGTCGCACGATGGCCATGA is a window encoding:
- a CDS encoding leucyl aminopeptidase; this translates as MPARTTAQPPATQIAFATTVAAESAPDALVLTVPPGADGDAAWQGPLAEVDAALGGALRNALRDARFDGKVGSTLALSTLGQLPARRIVATGLPESGASTTDIRRAYGAALTAARKAGAKTVASPAPGSDAASYRAAVEGLLLAGYDFRGYKASRADDEGLTSWTFLAAETDSARKGVADGFTMASGIYLARDLVAEPGQAIYPETLAAVARQMATDNELDYREYDEKQLVEMGATAIYDVGKGSAHLPRMLHLTYKPAGESKGTIAFVGKGITFDTGGYNLKPTGAIETMKTDMAGAAAVIGAMRAIAGLDLPFTVYGIVASAENMASGTAFRPGDVLSTMNGKTIEITSTDAEGRLVLADALVYAAREGADEMIDLATLTGAKMIALGSEPVAVFANDDDLARRIVAAGTEAGDLFWHMPLWDALKPQIKSDIADMKNTGGRAGGAITAALLLAEFTEGKPWAHLDIAGACWADTARDDTPKGPTGIGVRALVNYLEAKAAE
- the ispH gene encoding 4-hydroxy-3-methylbut-2-enyl diphosphate reductase, producing MGDRRIILANEMGYCWGVRRALEIIQDAGDVANPVATIGDVIHNPQVVERLRSKGVDTAGTIEEAAQRGYTRVAITAHGAGPERAAEAERYGLELIDTTCPLVTKVQRMAQKLAKQGYTIVVYGDYFHPEVKGIMSWSGTTRVYPAKKIADLPWNAPRGSRKEGAVTPPRKVAIVSQTTKNTDELLRFVADLTALVSPEGGEVRITNTICEPTFERQNALKQLAREADVILAIGGKKSSNTARLAEVGNLMGVPSYHIERASDIDADWLEGKDAVGITAGASTPDDVIQSVIDHLVGYGFPAPIGGLRQVDLEATPSY